One window of the Vigna radiata var. radiata cultivar VC1973A chromosome 1, Vradiata_ver6, whole genome shotgun sequence genome contains the following:
- the LOC106759731 gene encoding uncharacterized protein LOC106759731 gives MVTTRGMENPDPIQMIRELRAQLEEQAQTIANLKQELQQKKAEDAERNKEKQQDQETSEDSQNHNPPPPPRSPDLLSFTDAIMQAPMPDRPPPQVEKFDGTTNPDHHLRNFIDSMAFYTQSDPVKCRAFSLSLRGEALEWYYTLPPNSVDSFRTMMGMFKKQYSTNRNEEVTAAELVNLRQGKDETLRAFMHRYTHAARRIKGASPEFIIGNLSNCLKVGFVSESLYAELPSTLEELRQKMAKFIKMEDQRIFRKQQHEEHPVNDNKKEGKRRKENARDQKPPANLNPRYDRYAHLTVPREKVLEKALQSNLIFQRRKFPPKNVDTVQVCRFHNSGGHTTEGCQTLKDELEKLIRAGYLREFVKEESARAGHSPKKTRRSPKRTKGKGSHSRDRSRSPLRHKSRSRSRERDLTVKGRIDTISGGFAGGGASSSARKRHLRSLHNVHSVVRNPVSMPDITFTDKDFHAPDPDQDDPMVITARIAQYDVGKVLVDQGSSVNILYWTTF, from the coding sequence atggtgaccacaagaggTATGGAAAATCCGGATCCGATCCAGATGATAAGAGAATTACGAGCGCAGCTAGAGGAGCAAGCCCAAACCATTGCAAATTTAAAGCAAGAGTTACAACAGAAGAAGGCCGAGGATGCCGAAcgcaataaagaaaaacaacaagacCAGGAGACATCAGAGGACAGTCAAAATCATAATCCGCCTCCTCCCCCCCGGTCCCCAGACCTCTTGTCGTTCACTGATGCCATCATGCAGGCCCCTATGCCCGACCGGCCTCCGCCTCAGGTTGAAAAATTTGATGGCACAACGAATCCAGATCATCATTTGCGGAACTTCATTGACTCCATGGCTTTTTACACTCAAAGTGACCCGGTAAAATGTCGGGCGTTCTCCTTGTCACTAAGGGGTGAAGCCCTAGAGTGGTATTACACCCTTCCACCCAATTCGGTGGATAGTTTCCGCACGATGATGGGCATGTTCAAAAAGCAATACTCCACCAACCGAAACGAGGAGGTTACTGCGGCTGAGCTAGTCAATCTTAGACAGGGGAAAGACGAAACTCTTAGAGCCTTCATGCATCGATACACTCACGCCGCTCGGAGGATAAAAGGTGCCAGCCCAGAATTCATCATTGGTAATTTGTCCAATTGCCTAAAAGTGGGATTCGTCTCAGAAAGCTTATACGCCGAGTTACCTAGTACGTTGGAGGAGTTGCGGCAAAAAATGGCTAAATTTATCAAGATGGAAGACCAGAGGATCTTCCGGAAACAACAACACGAGGAGCACCCGGTGAATGATAACAAAAAGGAGGGGAAACGTCGGAAAGAGAACGCCCGGGATCAGAAACCCCCGGCGAATCTAAACCCTAGGTACGATCGCTATGCACACCTCACTGTCCCTAGAGAAAAGGTGCTGGAAAAGGCTTTGCAGTCCAACCTGatctttcaaagaagaaaatttccacCTAAGAACGTGGACACGGTGCAGGTATGCCGATTCCATAATTCAGGGGGACATACCACTGAAGGCTGCCAAACTCTCAAAGATGAATTGGAGAAGTTGATCCGTGCCGGATACCTCCGGGAATTCGTGAAAGAGGAATCTGCCCGCGCAGGACACTCCCCCAAAAAGACACGAAGAAGCCCGAAACGTACAAAGGGGAAGGGTAGCCACTCACGCGACCGTTCTCGTAGTCCCTTAAGACACAAATCCCGTAGTCGATCTAGAGAGCGGGATCTCACAGTAAAAGGCAGGATCGATACTATTTCGGGCGGTTTTGCTGGAGGAGGTGCTTCATCCTCAGCTCGAAAGAGACATTTGAGAAGCTTGCACAACGTTCACTCGGTGGTACGCAATCCAGTGTCAATGCCTGATATAACCTTCACGGACAAGGATTTTCATGCACCAGATCCTGACCAAGACGATCCTATGGTCATCACAGCCCGCATTGCACAGTACGATGTGGGCAAGGTCCTTGTAGACCAAGGCAGTTCAGTCAATATACTATACTGGACAACATTCTGA